The Acomys russatus chromosome 11, mAcoRus1.1, whole genome shotgun sequence genome contains the following window.
CCTTTATTCTcgtggctcaattgttgtctgggaggcttgctgcctccttctgctaacctaggcctagtcctggaagcttctagcctccgtacactctaacctaggcctagaatgttttcagcctctgagacttactgcttaatgagctcacccttacttgttctttctgagctctgggctggctggctcaacccAGCTGCTCTGggtcaaactcttctcccagctgacttacttaatctggcttctctctcttagcccagaattactctgcttggcctcaaactaactcagcaatctgctctaatcttctggcttcttattttctggccTGTTTCATcatcacctgagttctctctctgcaacccatgtttttattactgacCTGGTAAAATGGCCTCTtaggtagcttccctttcctctctcttcttgtgaagttgggtgtatcctattctgtcaaatcttttctgGTTTGTAACCTTTCCtgccaattagacatcactttcaaacatggatgtttccttctacaaactaactttaccttcatttgggattaaaggcatgtaccaccactctcagacctaaacttttctttatctgaaacttgctctatgccaggctggccttgaactcagtcttctggattaaaggcctgtttgtattccagctggatcgcatagacctagaaggtctttggaggtgatctcttgccagaacagccatgttctgaattaacattcctctacatcaCTGCACTTGGCTTTTCCAGGTGTTCGGGTGGGTGCTTGTATGCGTGTTATTTATGCCAGGTGTGGATCTGCCAGGCAGCCCACAACCCAGGTCCTTCCCTGAGGAGGTTCTTTATTTCTTGATTTCCTAAATGCTCACAATGCCAAGGCTCAAACTGCTATCCTGTTTGTTTCCTGAatggcttcctctctcctctctgttttaGGACAAAATCTCCAAAAATTTTGCCAGATATTCTGAGGAAAATCGGGAATACCCCCATGGTCAGAATCAATAAGCTCGCAAAGAATGCGGGACTCAAGTGCGAGCTGTGTGAGTATTCGGCCCTATCAGGGGTGCCTCTATCCTGGACCAGGGCCCTGGGATGGCTCCTAGCTGAGGTTTTGGGGGTGTCGGCAGTGGGGTCTGCTGGAATGCTGGCTGTATTCGTGATTGAGGCAGCGCCTTTCCAACTGATGGTCAGAGAAGCTTGAGATGACAATGCcagcctgggaaggcagagagaggtcaAAGGTAGAAGTTAAGCAGAGCTGTGAGAGAGTGTAgcttgtttgattggttggttttattttgttttttgactgtttgtttttgagacggagtttctctgtgtagccctggctgtcctggtggatctcactctgcagaccaggctggcctcaaaccacagagattgcttgcctctgcctcccgagggctgaggTTAAAAGCAAGAGCCACTATGTTAGGCAGAATATGTCAACGAGGAGATTGTGTGGGGTGGTTTTACCTCAGGAGGAGTGGAGGGTCCTATGTGGGGGCGGAGCTTGTGCTGAGTGGCAGCCATGCCTGCTGAGGAAGCATTTGGCAGTGTCTTCTCCTTAGTTCCATGGAGTCTGGCAGGTCACCCAACCACACATGGGACAAAGAGTGGGAATTAGGTCCCAGATGAATGCAGACCATCCAGGAACGGGTTCCTTGCAAGGAGCTGTTCCCAAGCAGCGGTGTGGGCATTCATAGCCTGGGCTATTGTCTGAAGTAAGGGCTAAGTTGGcttggccaggggtgggggtgggaggcagtgtTGCAAATCTGAGGGCCCAAATGAGCAGACATCAAAGCCCCTCTTTACCCACAGAATCTCTTTTAGCTCTTGGGGACAGTCTGTTTGTGGTAGGTTTCAAGAACCAGCCAAGAAGGTGGTCTGTGGGAGTGTGTGGGCTCAAATCCAGCTGCCTACTACATGTACTCATTTCATTCTGTCCGGACATGTTTTGCAACCGTCCACCCACGGGTTCTTGACTGTCTTTCCACTTAAGTGTTGCCATGGGTCGGCGGGGCAGGTGGGAGACAGGCCAGCTGTAACCAGGAGTGTCCAGGTACAGGGGTGGGCAGTGGGTATGGAATGGCAAACACCAAGGCCGGTCCTCATTCGAGGGGTGGGTGGTGTCTCAGGTAGTTGAGGTGGGGACCAGAGTCCTTACTCTGAAACATGGTCGCCTTTCAGTGGCCAAGTGTGAGTTCTTCAACGCGGGTGGGAGTGTGAAGGACCGAATCAGCCTTCGGATGATTGAAGATGCTGAGCGAGCCGGAACCTTGAAGCCTGGGGACACAATCATTGAGCCGACTTCTGGGAACACAGGTAAGGACAGGGCCTGTTGGGGGCAGAGTAGAGGCTGAAAGTCCCTGGCCTGTGTGGACCTTACAGGGAGGGAGGTTGAGAGGAAAAGCACATTTGTGTACCCGGCTATCAGAATACATTCCTCTACGGTCCGACATCAGGGTGTGGGGTTCTTCCCCAGAACAGGAGCCCTTTGTTCATGTTTCTGGAGTTTGTCCCTGGTGTCCCAGGTGGGGGCAAGGAGGCACTAGCCCCTCTCACCCTCTGTATGTCACCCTCAGGGATCGGGCTGGCCCTGGCAACTGCTGTGAAGGGCTATCGCTGCATTATCGTGATGCCAGAGAAGATGAGTATGGAGAAGGTGTGCCTAGGGCAGTCTTGGGTGGGGTTCGGTGGAGGGCGTGGCCAGTGGGAGGGTGTGGCTGGGGCAGGGCGCTTTAGCTTCCAGAGTGTTCCCCCCTTTGCTTTAGTCTTTCTCTTTGCCTTGCactcgatctctctctctctctctctttctgtgtgtgtgtgtgtccatccatatGTGTCCTCACCCTGAATAAAAGCCTTTTTTTTACTGGCTAAAAACAAAGGTGAGCTTGGGTGTGTGAAAGGGCAGGGCCCCAGAGGGTACCATTTAGGCTGGTACGCAGGCACAGTGATGaagatgtggtttttttcctgGGCAGGTGGATGTGCTGCGGGCTCTGGGAGCTGAGATAGTGAGGACACCCACCAATGCCAGGTTCGATTCCCCTGAGTCTCATGTGGGAGTGGCATGGCGACTGAAGAACGAAATCCCCAATTCTCACATACTGGACCAGGTcaggtgcccccacccccacctccatccgcccaccccaccccaaccgcCCTAGGAAGCAAATTTGTTATCAGAGACTTGTGCTCAAGTGTGCTGTTTCCTAGGGGGACCTGGTCTCTGCCCAACATCAGATGAGCAGAGTGACAGTGTTTCCTCAGCAGAGGTACTCCAGGCCCTGCTCAGTGGCACagcttttggtttttgctgtCCCAGTGCcagtgttggggggtgggggaaggaagtgGCTGTCCCTCTGGACACAACCCAGCTGTGCTGGGTCAACAGTGAGATTGGTTATCCTTTCCAGAACTCTGAAAATGCAGAATAAGAACTTGTGCCCCCAAAAGGCCTAGTCTTCTGCTCATTTCACTTCTGGGTTAATTTCACACTGTGGGGACCTGGTTTTAATATCTTGTATATGAGGGTGTTGCTGCCGTGGGACTTGCTGGCCATCACGGAGCTGACTGACCAGTGTCCGTGCACGATGCAGTCGGTTTCAGCCAGCTCACAGCCCCTCTGTTCTTCTGCACAGTACCGCAATGCCAGCAACCCCTTGGCGCACTACGACGACACAGCGGAGGAGATCCTGCAGCAGTGTGACGGTGTGTGCGGTCCGCCCCTCCACCCGCCTTGATTGCAGTGACCGCTTATTCAAGTTTcatttctgtcgctgtgataaaacaccaggacaaAAAGCtacttaggggagaaagggctcACAGTTCCGGGTTCCGGTTCTTTATTGTGGGGAGTCAAGGAGGCAGGAACTTGAGTCAGCTGGTCATGGGAAAGCCGCACTCCAGAGCAGATGGAGGAGTATGCATTGTACGCCCAGTGCTCAGCTCAGGACCCCCTACCCAAGAAATGGTATCACACACAGTGGGTGGGTCTTTTAACACCAATTAATAGAATCAAGACAGTCTTTCAAAGACATGCCCATGGGCCGACCTGATGTAGACCATCCTGAGATGCTCTCCCATCTAGGTTGTGTGGAGTCAACAGAACCATCACTCTCAGTCAAGTGTGGTTGCCTGGGAGTGTACAAGGCACTCACCCACTCCTTGGTAAACTCAGCTTAAATGTCCTTTCAGTGAATAGTCCCCTACGTCCTCCAGGCTGTGGGAACTGCTGAGTTCATGGGTGTCGGTGCTGGCCGCCACCTGGGGATCAAGATCTAACTGGGGCATGAATGTGACACTTGGTTTCTCCCACCTGTGGAGCTGCATAGTGATAGCTTCAGTTAGCTTACTCTCAGTATATATGCCACATATAgactgtgtacatacatacaccatataTGAATGTACGCTGAGCGCTTAGCTCCTGGGACTGGTGGGCCATTTCTCTAAGAGGTCCTTATGGGAGAAGGTCCCACCCTTGGCCTTCCACTTGGAACCTGAAATTGGCATTGGCCCAGGTGCACACTTGTTTTATGCCCAGAAGCTGGCCAGTAAAAGCCCACGTGTTTGCTTTCCTGGTTTTATGAGTGAGAATTCTCACTTGGCAGAGCTGGTGCACATTGCTTCATTCCTGAGTCTGCTGCTCAGACTTGTCTGCTGCTGAGCTGACCCTCAGAAATATGAGGGCCTGGGCCAGTTCTCGGCCTCAGCTTCAGCCATTTTTCCTGTATCCTAAAAAATCTAGTTTGCTTATCTGTAGTCACCGAAGAATCAACCCACCAGACAGACTCAGGGCTGCCCAGCTGACCCATCCTTGAGATTCAGTTACATTGGTAGTTCAAAGGTCAAGGTCACAGTGCAGACAGCAGCCCCTGCCTGGTCATGTGTccacagacagaggcagtgatGGGTGATGTTTATCTCAAGCTGATTTGTGTTAAGTGTATTTCCACCAATGATTATTTAAGAGTGGTGGGCTGGCTGAGCCATGGCCTGAGAatgtcctccctcccccagggaAGCTGGACATGTTGGTGGCTTCAGCAGGCACGGGTGGCACCATCACAGGTCTCGCCAGGAAGCTGAAGGAGAAGTGCCCTGGGTGTAAAGTGAGTATGGCACATGGGTGGTGCTGGTACAGACTGGGTGGCGGAGAGGGTGGGTCTGGACTTGATCTGAGCTGGTCAGAGGCACAGAGTGCTGCTGGCATCAGACTGGATCCCCCTCTGCCTGGGGATCCAGTTCCTCCCACATTCCTATCTCATTGCATTGCTGTTTGGAAGAGTTATATCAGGTTGCCCGGTAGGAACTTGGGGAACACAGGGTCCTGGGGGGCTCCTATGCTGAGTGAGATGAAGCCCTTTGGATTAGTCCAGAAGCCCCCTCAAGACAGTCCCAGGTTGTGTGGGCTAGGGCAGTGGGATCAGATAGCCTGCAAATggcatatttacattacaattcataacagtagcaaaattatattttagaagtagcaataaaaaaaaaagtagcagtgaaaataattttatgaaccAGGCGCAgtagcccacacctgtaatctcagcacttgggaggcagaggcaggcggatctctgtgagttggaggcctgcctggtctacagtgtcCAGAGCTGTCCTTTGTCCCCGGAGGCTCTTCGATGCCCATGACTGGGACCCTCCCTGGAGCAGCACTGGGAGGACCTTTCTGAGTACTCTGTGTTGGACATTAGCCCCATAGGTGTGGCCTTCCTGCTTCTTGTTCGGGGTTCTGGAGGACTTCACCTTCCTCTGATCTGGGACTACTACTTGCACCCTGTGAGCCATCCTCAACAAGCAGATATTAGTGGGCAGTACCCTTCCTGTTGGCAGCTGCATAGGGCTGGGTTAAGCTTCTTCCTGGCCTGAGCCCTAAAGCCACCTACCCTGCAGATCATCGGTGTAGATCCTGAAGGGTCCATCCTGGCGGAGCCTGAGGAGCTGAACCAGACAGAGCAAACAGCCTACGAGGTGGAAGGGATTGGCTATGACTTCGTTCCAACAGTCCTGGATAGGGCGGTAGGTTGAGCCAAAGTGCTCCCCCAGGCAGAGCTGCAGGCTGCTGCCAGGTCTttaacttggttttgtttttttcattctggCACTTTAGCTGCCCCAAGTGTTGaggggggcagaagagggagtgcTGGTCAAGGAGCTGAGACAGGGTGAAACACATTACCATGTCTGAGTTCACATTTGCTGCTCTTGACACAGGCTCTGAGATGCAGAGGGAAGGGCAGACAAGGATGGCCAGGATGAATGTGGGATGGCCACCCATAGCAGAGACCTATGAAGATGTGGGTGGCCTGAGTTATTGGGTGGGCCAGCGAAGGGCAGAGTTTAGGTTTGCAGCTCTGGGGAGAAGTCCTCTATAAGGTTGGCCCGCCTCCGAGCCCCCTGCCTGAGCTCAGTTGCCCCGCCCCTGGGTCCCTGCCTGAGCTCAGTTGCCCCGCCCCCGGACCCCCTGCCTGAGCTCAGTTGCCCCGCCCCCGGACCCCCTGCCTGAGCTCAGACCCACGACCCGGTCTTGCCACAGGTGGTGGATAAGTGGTTTAAGAGCAACGATGAGGACTCCTTCGCCTTTGCCCGCATGCTCATCGCACAGGAAGGACTGTTGTGTGGTAAGAGGGCCCTGTGGGTGGGAGGGTAGGTGACGGTCCAGGATGTGCGCTGTCTTCTAGGACAAATGCATGAAAGTCATGGTCATTCTGAGGCTGTGTGACCGCAGTAACGTCCCTCCTCAGTtggagctgtctgtctgtccaggctcttccttCCTTAGCTCAGTTTGCTTGTCCTCTGCAGCCTCTTGGGGTCATTCATGGAGACGAGGGTAGGAAGTACAGGCAGGAGCTTCAATTTGCCCTTttagtttttgagtttttttgtttttgtttttgagacaagattttaccatgtagtcctgtctgtcctggaactcgaaatcagagacctgcctgcctctcctgagtgctgggattaaaggagacgccaccacgctcagctgacCTTCTAATTTTTGAGGCAaactcttaagatttttttttccttcactcatAAACAGTTCTATCACTGGAATGGGATCCACAGGGATAGTTCGATCCACAGCAGCTCAAGGCTAGAATGTGGTGCGTCCTGGCTCCCTgaagggggtggagagggagccCACAGGGAGCTGGGACAGCACTTCTTGCCTTCCCAGTTTTATGTGAAGCTGAGGCACGCCCAGAAGTAACCTCCACAGCCTTTCACCCTGCCTGCACAGGGTGGGCagagcaccactgcctggccacggGCAGCAGAAGCCTCAACAGCTGAGTTAGACCTGAGATTTGGAGAGCACTAAGGGTGCCTGAACTTGTCCTATAACTGTGGTCCCACGGTTTGAGTCATGttggcggggtgggggtaggggaggcagTCAGCCCCAGTATGGCCGGGTTCTCAACATCCAAGCACTATCAAGAGAGGGATCAGCCTGAAGTTTCAGCATGACCACTAGGCAGACGCTCGGGGTACTTGAGCTCTCTCTCAGTGAGTTTATACCCCACACTAAGTATAAGTGGTATAAACCTGGGCCTTGATGAGTGGCAGGACCACGGTCCTCTGTGAGAGGCACCAGGATGACTTTTCTGACTGCCTTGCACCTTCTTAGGCTGAGCCCAGAGGAACCCAACTGGAGAGGCAGCAACAGTGGCTTTGGCTCTCTCTGGAGGTCCCAGGGCCATATATGGTCAGTGTCAGAGAATCTAGGGCTCTCATTATAATGGTGCCTGATGTCTCACCTGCTTGCATTGCATGATGGCTATGAGTAATCAATGAGGCACATGTTGTCCTTAGTTGGCTCTTTGCTTGGGGAACCAAGAGCCCCTGTTCTGGCTAAGCATGACGCCTCATTTGTTCCAGGGTCTCCTCAATTCCTCACTGAGGGTGTATTTATGAAATACAAGCTTCATAGACTAAGAGGAAGTTGACACAGAGGGATGGAGTCTTTCCAgagcatgtatgcacatgtgtgagatGCACATGGCTGGGTATTCACATACATACCTGAAGAATTCCTACAGATTCTTCTAGAGTGTTGGCATAGATGTGTGGGCTATACATGCGTGTTTATATGTggatgcacacatgcgcacatgggCAAGTCTAATGGTCCTCTTGGCAGGTGGAAGTTCAGGCAGTGCCATGGCTGTGGCTGTGAAGGCTGCCCAAGAGCTGCAGGAAGGACAGCGCTGCGTGGTCATCCTGCCTGATTCTGTGAGGAACTACATGTAAGGCGCACCCCTGGTCTCTGTCACCTAAGTGGCGACAGTGGGATACTAGGAACGGGTAATGGTCGGCTGGGCCTTGTAAGCCTTCTAGCTCAGGATCCTCCATGTCTTTGGAGCCAGTGTTCACTTTGCACAGCTCCATCCTGAGCCTCCATGTGCTCTTGTGTACGTCTATACCCATTCATGGACCAGCTCAGGTGGACGGCTGTGCCCTTTATGTACGTCTTCTGTCCTGGTTTCTTTGGGTTGGCTTCATTTCCCCATGGAGTCTCTGAGGCCATAAGCCACCCTAGTTTGCTTCCTGCCCACCAGTTCTTCTGCTTCACCAGCGGTCCTAAACTGGACCCTGGAGGCTGAGTGTACCTGGTTGGGTTCTCACAGGACTTGCTAAGTAGCCTGTGAAGTCTTGTGCTGATACCTGTACTCATAGGACAGGTCCTAGCTCCCTGCCTGGCCACCTTGACCAGCAGGATTGAAGTCTTGTCAGCTGCCTGGGTTCCTGACTGAACTAGGCTATTGGTATAGTTTTTAAATCTATtcttattttgggttccttatatctctttccctcttttccaccccaatccctttcaacaccaggtaggagagaaaggttagtggggagaagggatgtggtttttcttagctacttcctgctgcttagggtcatcaggttccttggggcaagtccagtctccATTTCAGGACGTCGCCAACTTCTCATCAGCAACCAGGAAGCACCAGCAGCCGCCTTCTTTATTGGAGCCCccgtctctctctgggtctggcatttattcccactaACAaagatcacgtgccctctcatgagggagttatcagctgtggacaaactggaacaGCCTCCAAATCCCATacctgagattaaaaacaaaaacatgtttatatataaccCAAAACCTCCACAACACTAGGGGGAGCTATTTTGTAGCAGGCCTCACGGGCAACAGGAGTGGTACAAAGGAGCATCCCACACCTTCCTTACCTTGGGCTTCATCCACAGCCTGTGAGCTACAGAGTAATGTCTGTATTGAGCTTCATAGCCTGGCAGGACCAGGCATGTTGCACGAGCATCCTGGGGGCTTCCAGGTCAGGTGACAAATAACCCAGAGACCATCCATACCCCCAAAACATGGCTgtcctgtagtgtgtgtgtgtggctctggcttgtgtgggtgcatgtgtgtgttcaaagGCCTGAAGCACTTGAGCACCTTCTATGAGAGTGCATGAGTATGTACTTCATACTGTTGTTCCTCAGCCTGGCTCTTTGGGACAGATCCTAACAGCTCTGTACCCTGCTCAGCAGCCTCTGGAGAGAATGGGAAAAGCTCCCTCTGTTCAGGCGGTCCTAGGGGGTCCAAGGAGGCTGCCCAGGAACCTGAGAGAGAGGGGCCCCAGAGCCTCCCAGAAGTAACCTCCAAGGCTCCTTCAACTCAGGTGCCCAGTAACCTTcagttctctgcctccctggagctCTGCTTTTCCTTTATCATATGCTGAAACGGTCAGGCCTAAGGCAGTTGCAAGGCCCACAGcacctcacccctgcctctgTATGTGCCTTCCATGGGGTACAGAGGCCTCAGTGACACCCTGACCCTGCAGGTCCAAGTTCCTGAATGACAAGTGGATGCTGCAGAAGGGTTTCCTGAAGGAGGAGCTCTCCGTGAAGAGGCCCTGGTAAGAATGATGCTGGAATCATCCATGGATGAGCAGGAGAGGTAGCCTTCTAGTTTCCCACGTTGGTGGCTCTCTCatggccctgcctcctgcttcacAATGGCTTTTTCTGCCATT
Protein-coding sequences here:
- the Cbs gene encoding cystathionine beta-synthase isoform X3; amino-acid sequence: MPLGTSQSEDGSAGCPQHLEVHSGKGHREKGPSGDKERVWIRPDTPSRCTWQLGMPTADSPHYHTTPTKSPKILPDILRKIGNTPMVRINKLAKNAGLKCELLAKCEFFNAGGSVKDRISLRMIEDAERAGTLKPGDTIIEPTSGNTGIGLALATAVKGYRCIIVMPEKMSMEKVDVLRALGAEIVRTPTNARFDSPESHVGVAWRLKNEIPNSHILDQYRNASNPLAHYDDTAEEILQQCDGKLDMLVASAGTGGTITGLARKLKEKCPGCKIIGVDPEGSILAEPEELNQTEQTAYEVEGIGYDFVPTVLDRAVVDKWFKSNDEDSFAFARMLIAQEGLLCGGSSGSAMAVAVKAAQELQEGQRCVVILPDSVRNYMSKFLNDKWMLQKGFLKEELSVKRPWWWHLRVQELSLSAPLTVLPTVTCEHTIAILREKGFDQAPVVNEAGAILGMVTLGNMLSSLLAGKVQPSDEVCKVLYKQFKPIHLTDTLGMLSHILEMDHFALVVHEQIQSRDQALSGVVGGPTDHSSGMSSKRQMVFGVVTAIDLLNFVAAREQNQK
- the Cbs gene encoding cystathionine beta-synthase isoform X4, translating into MPLGTSQSEDGSAGCPQHLEVHSGKGHREKGPSGDKERVWIRPDTPSRCTWQLGMPTADSPHYHTTPTKSPKILPDILRKIGNTPMVRINKLAKNAGLKCELLAKCEFFNAGGSVKDRISLRMIEDAERAGTLKPGDTIIEPTSGNTGIGLALATAVKGYRCIIVMPEKMSMEKVDVLRALGAEIVRTPTNARFDSPESHVGVAWRLKNEIPNSHILDQYRNASNPLAHYDDTAEEILQQCDGKLDMLVASAGTGGTITGLARKLKEKCPGCKIIGVDPEGSILAEPEELNQTEQTAYEVEGIGYDFVPTVLDRAVVDKWFKSNDEDSFAFARMLIAQEGLLCGGSSGSAMAVAVKAAQELQEGQRCVVILPDSVRNYMSKFLNDKWMLQKGFLKEELSVKRPWWWHLRVQELSLSAPLTVLPTVTCEHTIAILREKGFDQAPVVNEAGAILGMVTLGNMLSSLLAGKVQPSDEVCKVLYKQFKPIHLTDTLGMLSHILEMDHFALVVHEQIQYHSSGMSSKRQMVFGVVTAIDLLNFVAAREQNQK
- the Cbs gene encoding cystathionine beta-synthase isoform X2; the protein is MVRINKLAKNAGLKCELLAKCEFFNAGGSVKDRISLRMIEDAERAGTLKPGDTIIEPTSGNTGIGLALATAVKGYRCIIVMPEKMSMEKVDVLRALGAEIVRTPTNARFDSPESHVGVAWRLKNEIPNSHILDQYRNASNPLAHYDDTAEEILQQCDGKLDMLVASAGTGGTITGLARKLKEKCPGCKIIGVDPEGSILAEPEELNQTEQTAYEVEGIGYDFVPTVLDRAVVDKWFKSNDEDSFAFARMLIAQEGLLCGGSSGSAMAVAVKAAQELQEGQRCVVILPDSVRNYMSKFLNDKWMLQKGFLKEELSVKRPWWWHLRVQELSLSAPLTVLPTVTCEHTIAILREKGFDQAPVVNEAGAILGMVTLGNMLSSLLAGKVQPSDEVCKVLYKQFKPIHLTDTLGMLSHILEMDHFALVVHEQIQYHSSGMSSKRQMVFGVVTAIDLLNFVAAREQNQK
- the Cbs gene encoding cystathionine beta-synthase isoform X1 — protein: MVRINKLAKNAGLKCELLAKCEFFNAGGSVKDRISLRMIEDAERAGTLKPGDTIIEPTSGNTGIGLALATAVKGYRCIIVMPEKMSMEKVDVLRALGAEIVRTPTNARFDSPESHVGVAWRLKNEIPNSHILDQYRNASNPLAHYDDTAEEILQQCDGKLDMLVASAGTGGTITGLARKLKEKCPGCKIIGVDPEGSILAEPEELNQTEQTAYEVEGIGYDFVPTVLDRAVVDKWFKSNDEDSFAFARMLIAQEGLLCGGSSGSAMAVAVKAAQELQEGQRCVVILPDSVRNYMSKFLNDKWMLQKGFLKEELSVKRPWWWHLRVQELSLSAPLTVLPTVTCEHTIAILREKGFDQAPVVNEAGAILGMVTLGNMLSSLLAGKVQPSDEVCKVLYKQFKPIHLTDTLGMLSHILEMDHFALVVHEQIQSRDQALSGVVGGPTDHSSGMSSKRQMVFGVVTAIDLLNFVAAREQNQK